In the Candidatus Saccharimonas aalborgensis genome, one interval contains:
- a CDS encoding L,D-transpeptidase, with translation MHPIISKNKFGIRLAFIAILSLVVSLLGGFVGASSATAAPVSSGVTTAYHSVVATKTTAKKKVKKAKKKAKKKTKKKVVKPAAPAYPAISGIDPRCQIKGIALCASTGANKLFVVVNGQVTGTLDARFGRPGMNTPRGVFRVYYRNPAAYSYKYGARMPFSLFFIGGYAIHFSDEFAEWGWSSPSGGSHGCVNLRDMTGAKRVFDSSPIGTRVVVY, from the coding sequence ATGCACCCCATCATCAGCAAAAACAAGTTCGGTATCCGTCTCGCCTTCATCGCCATCCTCTCGCTCGTCGTCAGCTTGCTCGGTGGCTTCGTCGGCGCCAGCTCGGCCACAGCCGCGCCGGTCTCGTCCGGTGTCACCACCGCCTACCACAGCGTGGTGGCGACCAAGACGACCGCCAAGAAGAAGGTCAAGAAGGCGAAAAAGAAAGCCAAGAAGAAGACGAAGAAGAAGGTCGTCAAGCCGGCCGCGCCGGCCTACCCCGCGATCAGCGGCATCGACCCGCGTTGCCAGATCAAGGGCATCGCGCTCTGCGCGAGCACCGGTGCCAACAAGCTGTTCGTCGTCGTGAACGGTCAAGTCACCGGCACGCTCGACGCGCGCTTCGGTCGCCCCGGCATGAACACCCCGCGGGGTGTCTTCCGGGTCTACTACCGAAACCCCGCGGCTTACAGTTACAAATATGGCGCGCGCATGCCCTTCTCATTGTTCTTCATCGGCGGCTACGCCATCCACTTCAGCGACGAGTTCGCCGAGTGGGGTTGGAGCAGTCCGTCTGGAGGCAGCCACGGCTGCGTGAACCTGCGCGACATGACAGGCGCCAAGCGGGTGTTCGACTCGTCGCCGATCGGTACGCGCGTCGTCGTCTACTGA
- a CDS encoding ribonucleotide-diphosphate reductase subunit beta has translation MGKILGSGIQDGLLLKPINYQWAMDLYDQAVANTWFPNEIQLAQDLADWEKMTDEERHAVTFLMSYFNPNELLVNKALAFGVYPYVNAAECHLYLAKQMWEEANHCMAFEYVLDTFPIDREAAYSAHVDEKVMAVKEEFETKYIKRMTEDTMDITTTEGKKDFIRNLIAYNIILEGIWFYSGFMVALSFRQRNLLRNFGSLIDWIVRDESLHLKFGINLILTVIEENEDLQDPAFAEEIKQMILDGVTMEEEYNKALLPNGILGLNADYINQYVKYLTDRRLEELGFEPHYNVSNPAKWMATANDTYELVNFFESTNTSYEVNAGNAEAKLKESTDGTEQEPDENDDK, from the coding sequence ATGGGTAAAATCTTAGGCTCCGGCATCCAAGACGGACTATTACTGAAACCAATCAACTATCAATGGGCGATGGACCTCTATGATCAGGCAGTTGCGAACACGTGGTTTCCTAACGAGATTCAACTGGCGCAGGATTTAGCTGACTGGGAAAAAATGACCGATGAAGAGCGTCATGCAGTGACATTTTTGATGAGCTACTTCAACCCCAACGAGCTGTTGGTCAATAAGGCGTTGGCATTTGGTGTCTATCCCTACGTCAATGCAGCGGAGTGCCACCTCTATCTTGCCAAGCAAATGTGGGAAGAGGCGAATCACTGCATGGCGTTTGAGTACGTGCTCGACACGTTTCCGATCGATCGCGAAGCCGCCTATAGTGCCCATGTTGATGAGAAGGTCATGGCAGTCAAGGAAGAGTTTGAGACGAAGTACATCAAACGGATGACCGAAGACACGATGGATATCACGACAACTGAGGGCAAAAAAGATTTCATCCGTAACCTTATCGCCTACAATATCATTCTCGAGGGCATTTGGTTCTACTCGGGATTCATGGTGGCACTTAGTTTCCGCCAACGAAATCTGCTCCGAAACTTCGGTAGCTTGATCGACTGGATTGTCCGCGACGAAAGTTTGCACCTAAAGTTTGGCATCAACCTTATTCTAACCGTCATCGAAGAGAACGAGGATTTGCAGGACCCAGCGTTTGCCGAAGAGATCAAACAGATGATTCTCGACGGCGTGACAATGGAGGAGGAGTACAATAAAGCACTGCTGCCAAACGGTATCCTCGGCCTTAATGCCGACTATATCAACCAGTATGTTAAATACTTGACTGACCGGCGTCTCGAGGAACTTGGCTTCGAACCTCATTATAATGTCTCAAATCCTGCCAAGTGGATGGCGACCGCTAACGATACCTATGAACTGGTCAATTTCTTTGAGAGTACCAATACCAGTTATGAAGTCAATGCTGGTAATGCTGAGGCGAAACTAAAGGAATCGACTGACGGTACAGAGCAAGAGCCCGACGAAAACGACGATAAGTAG
- a CDS encoding ABC transporter ATP-binding protein yields MPKNSTTPVIELRALTKRYGIGDAEHNALDTVNLRIDRGEFIAIMGPSGCGKTTLLNVIGLLDRADAGDYLLDGKPVDSLSSKQHARIRSQQIGIVFQSFNLINRLSVLENVALPLTYKGIGRTKRLEAASAILKTFHLGEREYYMPWQLSGGQMQRVAIARALVNQPSIILADEPTGNLDSRSSHVIMEELSDLHKRGNTIIMVTHNPSLTSYASRVIKMLDGKIASDIKIKVQLADEESVSIPLNRKAREEQIVPAEPTQDDPPKKATRKRKPRKSATKKKVKAS; encoded by the coding sequence ATGCCAAAAAATTCCACCACGCCGGTCATAGAACTCAGGGCGCTAACAAAGCGTTATGGGATTGGCGACGCTGAGCATAATGCACTCGATACCGTCAATCTGCGAATCGACAGAGGTGAGTTTATCGCCATTATGGGACCCAGCGGATGTGGTAAAACAACACTTCTCAACGTTATCGGACTGCTCGACCGTGCCGATGCGGGTGACTATCTGCTCGACGGCAAGCCAGTCGATAGCCTCTCGAGCAAACAACACGCCCGCATCCGTTCTCAGCAGATAGGAATTGTCTTTCAAAGCTTCAATCTCATCAACCGCCTCTCGGTACTCGAAAACGTTGCCTTACCCCTCACTTATAAAGGTATCGGACGGACAAAACGTCTCGAAGCTGCTAGTGCAATCTTAAAAACTTTTCACCTTGGTGAACGCGAATACTACATGCCCTGGCAACTCTCTGGTGGCCAAATGCAGCGCGTTGCTATTGCACGGGCATTGGTCAACCAGCCTTCGATTATCTTGGCGGACGAGCCAACAGGCAATCTCGATAGCCGCAGTAGTCATGTCATCATGGAAGAACTCTCTGACCTTCATAAGCGCGGAAACACAATTATCATGGTGACCCACAACCCCTCGCTCACAAGCTATGCAAGCCGAGTAATCAAGATGTTGGATGGCAAAATTGCCAGTGATATCAAGATCAAAGTACAACTCGCCGATGAGGAATCGGTCTCTATTCCCCTAAACCGCAAAGCTCGTGAAGAGCAGATAGTCCCAGCAGAACCGACGCAAGATGACCCACCCAAAAAGGCTACACGCAAAAGAAAGCCACGCAAGTCAGCGACAAAAAAGAAGGTAAAAGCATCATGA
- a CDS encoding ABC transporter ATP-binding protein → MESIISISGFAMQFGKTKIINDLSFEVKRGETFGLLGSNGCGKTTTIRALLGIYPPTSGKLLVDGAPYSVSGGIKLGYLPEERGLYKKEKVLDVMVYFGQLKGMTREEARDEALKFLERVKLSDKAATRLDKLSGGQQQKIQLGITIMDNPELLILDEPTKGFDPVNRRLLMNIIEEHQQKGATVIMVTHQMEEVERLCDRIILLKDGKAHAYGTVAEVKKKFGGKSLDDIFVQVYGDENEEEEQDNA, encoded by the coding sequence ATGGAATCTATCATCTCAATCTCTGGTTTTGCGATGCAATTTGGCAAAACAAAGATCATCAACGACCTGTCCTTTGAAGTAAAGAGGGGTGAAACATTTGGGTTGCTCGGCAGTAACGGCTGCGGCAAGACAACCACCATCCGCGCCCTTCTCGGTATCTACCCGCCAACATCCGGCAAATTACTTGTTGATGGCGCACCCTACAGTGTGAGTGGCGGAATCAAGCTTGGCTATTTACCAGAGGAGCGCGGGCTCTACAAAAAGGAGAAGGTCCTTGATGTCATGGTATATTTTGGCCAGCTCAAAGGCATGACACGCGAGGAGGCACGAGACGAAGCGTTAAAATTCCTCGAGAGAGTCAAGCTCTCCGACAAAGCAGCAACCCGTCTCGATAAGTTATCAGGCGGACAGCAACAAAAGATCCAACTTGGCATTACGATTATGGACAACCCCGAACTGCTCATTCTCGATGAGCCGACAAAAGGCTTCGACCCAGTCAACCGCCGTTTGCTCATGAACATTATAGAGGAGCACCAGCAAAAAGGGGCCACCGTCATTATGGTGACGCACCAGATGGAGGAAGTCGAGCGACTCTGCGACCGAATCATTCTCCTCAAAGACGGTAAGGCTCACGCCTACGGTACGGTCGCAGAAGTAAAGAAGAAGTTTGGCGGCAAGTCACTCGACGATATCTTTGTCCAAGTATACGGCGATGAGAACGAAGAAGAGGAGCAAGACAATGCATAA
- a CDS encoding lipid II:glycine glycyltransferase FemX, with protein MDARFATTEEIERWDSLLSNNPDGGNVFQLRELAETKRLNGWLPRYLIVKGLAVTVLQKRVPLLGNYWYIPKGPGVVNETELTSLLDSLRQLARTQSVFAVKIEPELLESKPLHERLSTLGLVHTAAIQPNVSTVLLDISGSEDEIMASLNQKGRHAIHRAERDGVTVAPVSLTEQTMREMFTLLSSTASGRFESSLKSYQYYSAFWKRLADADHGQLFFAYHESRLVAAAYCMYLGKRGLYKDGASVRERTVYGASHLLQWEIIKWMKAKGVSEYDLCGAPHSSDIQDTTHPFYGIGRFKTSFNKKVTDYIGCYDLVVNQSAYRRWQKIGQRATVSLSYRLKRRQWF; from the coding sequence ATGGATGCACGCTTCGCCACTACTGAAGAAATCGAGCGATGGGACTCGCTCCTCTCTAACAACCCCGATGGTGGAAACGTATTTCAACTAAGAGAATTGGCTGAAACCAAGCGTCTCAACGGATGGCTCCCCCGCTATCTCATAGTGAAAGGCCTTGCCGTCACGGTACTCCAAAAACGCGTCCCGCTACTCGGAAACTACTGGTATATTCCCAAGGGCCCCGGCGTCGTGAATGAAACTGAATTGACATCGTTACTCGATTCCCTCCGTCAACTGGCACGTACCCAATCTGTTTTTGCTGTAAAAATTGAGCCCGAGCTCCTCGAGAGCAAGCCACTCCATGAGCGCCTCAGCACCTTAGGCCTGGTTCACACCGCAGCCATCCAGCCTAATGTTTCGACGGTACTACTTGATATTTCTGGCTCCGAGGACGAAATAATGGCCTCACTCAATCAAAAAGGCAGGCATGCCATTCACCGTGCCGAGCGCGATGGCGTGACTGTGGCACCAGTTTCTCTGACTGAACAAACCATGCGCGAAATGTTCACCCTCCTTAGCAGCACCGCCTCAGGTCGCTTCGAGAGCTCCCTCAAGAGCTATCAGTACTATTCCGCTTTTTGGAAACGTCTAGCAGATGCCGATCACGGGCAGCTTTTCTTTGCCTACCACGAGTCTAGGCTCGTGGCAGCTGCCTACTGCATGTACCTCGGCAAAAGGGGTCTCTATAAAGATGGCGCCTCGGTCCGCGAACGCACTGTCTACGGCGCCAGCCATTTGTTGCAGTGGGAGATTATCAAGTGGATGAAAGCAAAAGGCGTTAGTGAGTACGACCTCTGCGGCGCACCGCATAGCAGCGACATACAAGACACGACTCATCCCTTTTATGGCATCGGAAGGTTCAAGACGAGCTTCAACAAAAAAGTGACGGATTATATCGGTTGTTATGACCTCGTGGTGAATCAATCAGCCTATCG
- a CDS encoding ABC transporter permease produces the protein MMLTDHIENAYRSLRRNRGRSILTTLGIAIGVASVVTILALGGGASRVIDRQVEALGGNLTLIRPGAPTLRGINSYANPVAQTAFGTSTLTEEDVATLSQLPHAAAVVPLMTIEGTLTAGKTSVSNTVVVATTTNFTTVSKLSVREGQFIDSDTAIPTAVLGHQLAIDLFGTERPIGQTFTLRGQRFMVSGVLNTIPNPINYNNVDFNHAALISLTSGKQLHQGRPQIQQINVQADSPQNLTALSAAIRETLRNNHQGEEDFTLISGKDIGTPTSQLFRALIQVMTAIAAISLLVGGIGIMNIMLVGVAERTREIGIRKAVGASNHTIITQFLIESLMISLLGGFFGYLLGYVAAFIICNFLFFAPAITWSTALAAFTMSTGVGIIFGLYPALRAARKDTIESLRQYH, from the coding sequence ATGATGCTCACTGATCATATCGAAAACGCCTATCGTTCACTCAGACGAAACAGGGGTCGTAGCATCCTCACTACCCTTGGTATTGCCATCGGTGTCGCCAGCGTCGTTACTATTTTGGCACTCGGCGGCGGCGCCAGTCGCGTCATTGATCGGCAAGTAGAGGCACTCGGTGGTAACCTCACCCTTATCCGTCCTGGCGCACCAACACTCAGAGGTATCAACTCCTATGCCAACCCTGTCGCGCAAACTGCCTTTGGTACAAGCACCCTCACTGAGGAGGATGTAGCAACACTTTCACAGCTTCCTCACGCTGCTGCCGTTGTCCCTCTTATGACAATTGAAGGAACACTCACGGCGGGAAAAACGTCGGTAAGCAATACTGTTGTTGTTGCCACAACAACTAACTTTACTACGGTGAGCAAACTATCGGTGCGGGAAGGACAGTTTATCGACTCCGACACGGCTATTCCGACCGCTGTCCTGGGACACCAACTCGCTATCGACCTATTTGGCACCGAACGCCCCATCGGCCAGACATTTACCTTGCGGGGGCAGCGTTTCATGGTCAGCGGCGTTCTCAATACAATTCCAAATCCGATCAATTACAACAACGTCGACTTCAATCATGCCGCCCTCATTAGTCTGACGAGCGGTAAACAACTTCACCAGGGCAGACCACAAATTCAACAGATAAACGTCCAGGCCGACTCACCGCAGAACCTTACAGCTCTCAGCGCGGCTATTCGTGAAACGCTGCGCAACAATCATCAGGGCGAGGAAGATTTCACGCTTATATCAGGCAAAGACATTGGCACGCCAACGAGCCAATTATTCCGCGCCCTCATACAGGTAATGACCGCTATCGCCGCCATCTCACTTCTCGTTGGCGGCATTGGGATTATGAATATTATGCTTGTGGGGGTCGCCGAACGAACTCGTGAAATCGGTATCCGTAAGGCAGTTGGCGCCAGCAATCACACGATTATCACTCAGTTCTTGATCGAATCGCTCATGATCAGTCTGCTTGGCGGGTTCTTTGGCTATCTGCTCGGCTACGTCGCAGCGTTCATTATTTGTAATTTTCTATTTTTTGCTCCCGCTATCACCTGGTCAACTGCTCTGGCGGCATTCACGATGTCGACGGGGGTAGGCATTATATTTGGCCTCTACCCTGCCCTACGAGCTGCCCGAAAAGACACCATTGAGTCACTCCGTCAATATCACTAA
- a CDS encoding ribonucleoside-diphosphate reductase subunit alpha, translating to MNGIHVVKRDGTREPFDANKINLALVKASEGLPDQIQKVVQVATELQLTLFDGITSEELDEAVIHTALQNVKDDPDFDTIAARLLLKNVYKNILGDYKDDAELKKLHEKAFPQYLKTAVKEGLLDKRMVDPALFDVKKLAAALDPQRDALSKYLGVITNKNRYALRKQNGEPVETPQFTHMRIAMGLSFNEKDPTAAALDFYRHMSNLDYLPGGSTRVNAGGSFPQLSNCFVIDVDDDMEAIAKSIRDTMWIAKGTGGIGISMNKLRAAGSPVKTTNTVSTGPLPFMKMIDTALFAVSRKGKKAGAAAIYMENWHVNFPGFMELRQNSGDPYFRTRFANIAVYISDEFMRRVQKEQDWYMFDPAETPDLSELYGDAFAKRYNEYVKLAKAGKLREFKTVPARQQWRQILTSLQASSHPWITWKDTINVRALNNNRSTIHSSNLCTEITLPNDEKNISVCNLVSINLSAFLDVDKKVWDWKRLEAATRSAIRQLDNLCDITDTPIPEAINSIQTTRALGLGIMGFTDVIEKLGYSYESEEAYDTMDQLAEYISYYAIDESAELAKTRGSYPDFKGSGWSKGQLPIDTVDALAKDRSVAVDVTRKTRLDWEALRKKTTKGMRNATLMAIAPTANIAHVAGTTPGIDPQFGQIFSRSTLNGKFLEVNTNLVRDLKALGIWNEVKDQLLIEQGDLTNIDTVPQHLKDVYKTCFQLSPFAFVEVAARAQKWVDQAISRNMYLESRSIDDMEKVYMGAWKRGLKTTYYLHMKPRHQAELSTVKVNKADAIVDSSGARKSGFGFAKKQAA from the coding sequence ATGAACGGAATTCATGTGGTAAAACGCGATGGCACCCGCGAACCATTTGACGCCAACAAGATCAATCTCGCGCTTGTGAAAGCAAGCGAGGGTTTGCCAGATCAGATTCAAAAAGTTGTGCAGGTAGCGACTGAACTGCAACTTACACTCTTTGATGGAATCACTAGTGAAGAGTTAGATGAAGCAGTTATTCATACGGCACTTCAGAATGTCAAAGATGATCCTGATTTTGATACTATCGCTGCACGGCTGCTGCTCAAGAATGTCTACAAGAACATCCTGGGCGACTATAAAGACGACGCCGAGCTCAAAAAATTACACGAGAAGGCTTTTCCTCAGTACTTGAAGACAGCGGTCAAGGAGGGACTTCTCGATAAGCGAATGGTTGACCCAGCTTTGTTTGATGTTAAGAAACTTGCGGCTGCACTTGACCCGCAACGTGATGCACTGAGCAAATATCTTGGGGTTATTACCAATAAGAATCGCTATGCACTTCGTAAACAAAATGGCGAGCCGGTAGAAACCCCGCAATTTACGCATATGCGAATTGCCATGGGATTAAGTTTCAACGAAAAGGACCCTACCGCTGCGGCACTTGATTTTTATAGGCATATGAGTAATCTCGATTATTTGCCTGGTGGAAGTACGCGAGTCAACGCCGGAGGTTCATTTCCGCAACTATCGAACTGCTTTGTGATTGATGTCGACGATGACATGGAGGCAATTGCTAAATCGATTCGCGACACGATGTGGATTGCCAAGGGTACTGGCGGTATTGGTATCAGCATGAACAAACTACGTGCCGCGGGCAGTCCTGTCAAAACGACAAATACGGTGAGTACGGGACCATTGCCGTTTATGAAGATGATCGATACTGCTCTGTTTGCCGTTAGTCGCAAGGGCAAGAAGGCTGGTGCAGCGGCTATTTATATGGAGAACTGGCATGTCAACTTTCCTGGATTTATGGAGCTCCGTCAAAATAGCGGTGACCCCTATTTCCGAACTCGGTTTGCCAATATCGCCGTTTACATCAGTGACGAGTTTATGCGCCGTGTGCAAAAAGAGCAGGATTGGTATATGTTTGATCCCGCCGAGACGCCTGATCTGAGCGAGCTCTACGGAGACGCATTTGCAAAGCGATACAACGAGTATGTCAAACTCGCAAAGGCTGGAAAACTGCGAGAGTTTAAGACCGTGCCTGCACGCCAACAGTGGCGACAGATTTTGACGAGTCTTCAGGCGAGCAGCCACCCCTGGATCACCTGGAAAGATACCATCAATGTGCGCGCGCTCAACAACAACCGCAGCACCATCCATAGTAGTAATCTGTGTACCGAGATTACCTTGCCAAATGACGAAAAGAATATTTCTGTCTGCAATCTCGTGAGTATAAATCTGAGCGCCTTTCTAGATGTTGATAAAAAAGTCTGGGACTGGAAGCGGCTTGAGGCGGCAACACGTAGCGCCATTCGACAGCTTGATAATTTATGTGATATTACCGACACGCCAATTCCCGAGGCGATCAACAGCATTCAGACGACGCGTGCTCTCGGGCTTGGCATCATGGGCTTCACTGATGTCATCGAAAAATTGGGTTATAGCTATGAGAGTGAAGAGGCCTATGATACGATGGATCAACTCGCCGAATATATTAGCTACTATGCGATTGATGAATCAGCTGAACTTGCCAAAACGCGAGGGAGCTATCCTGATTTTAAGGGTAGTGGATGGAGCAAGGGTCAATTGCCGATCGACACTGTCGATGCGCTGGCCAAAGACCGTAGTGTCGCCGTAGATGTCACTCGCAAAACTCGTCTCGACTGGGAAGCGCTACGCAAAAAAACGACAAAAGGCATGCGTAATGCAACACTTATGGCGATTGCTCCGACAGCAAATATCGCCCACGTGGCAGGTACAACACCCGGTATTGACCCACAGTTTGGACAAATATTTAGCCGCAGCACCCTCAATGGCAAGTTTCTCGAGGTTAATACCAATCTTGTGCGAGATCTGAAGGCACTAGGTATCTGGAATGAAGTAAAGGACCAACTTCTCATCGAGCAAGGTGATCTGACGAATATCGATACAGTGCCGCAACACCTGAAAGACGTCTACAAGACATGCTTCCAGCTCAGCCCATTCGCGTTTGTCGAAGTAGCAGCGCGAGCCCAGAAATGGGTCGACCAGGCAATCAGCCGCAATATGTATCTCGAAAGCCGCAGCATCGACGACATGGAGAAGGTCTATATGGGTGCGTGGAAGCGTGGTCTCAAAACTACCTACTATTTGCACATGAAACCGCGCCATCAGGCCGAGCTCAGTACCGTAAAGGTCAACAAAGCTGACGCAATTGTCGATAGTAGCGGCGCGCGAAAGAGCGGATTTGGATTTGCAAAGAAGCAGGCGGCATGA
- a CDS encoding ABC transporter permease codes for MHNLTTVIKFEILRTLKKKSFWIMALGFPIMLVALFGIIFFSNKTTDDATKQLEKQSFTIEMTDRSKLINPTIASGLNIKQVTDKNQGIEDVKAGKTDAYFYYPENIDKTPVEVYGKDVSLFDNGRYEGVAKNLLSMSANATVSPEVKSVVQDTTTYNTIIYRNGAPYDAVKQMILPGVFLVLFYLLIAFFGNQMLTSTTEEKENRVIEMILTTIEARTLIIGKIISLVILAVIQAVVIVVPALIGYFGFREKLSLPSIDLTALPVDPTRILLGALFFILSFLLFTGLLVAIGAAVPTAKEAGGFFGIVMMLIFGPLYAASLFVSAPTSSFVVFLTLFPFTAPIPLLLRNALGNLQGWEIGLSIVILSITTFIVMSIAVRIFRFGALEYSRKLSLKEIFARQ; via the coding sequence ATGCATAATCTTACGACTGTCATCAAATTTGAAATACTCCGCACGCTCAAGAAAAAATCATTTTGGATTATGGCGCTTGGGTTCCCCATTATGCTTGTAGCACTGTTTGGTATCATCTTTTTTTCAAACAAGACGACGGACGATGCCACCAAACAACTCGAGAAGCAGTCTTTCACTATTGAGATGACCGACCGTTCGAAACTTATCAATCCTACTATTGCGAGTGGCCTCAATATCAAGCAGGTAACTGACAAAAACCAAGGCATCGAGGATGTCAAGGCTGGCAAGACAGATGCCTATTTCTACTACCCCGAGAACATCGATAAGACTCCCGTTGAAGTCTATGGAAAAGACGTCAGCCTCTTTGATAACGGGCGCTACGAGGGGGTTGCCAAGAACTTGCTCAGCATGTCAGCAAATGCCACTGTCTCACCAGAAGTCAAATCCGTTGTGCAAGATACAACGACATACAACACTATTATCTACCGTAATGGTGCCCCCTACGATGCAGTGAAGCAGATGATCTTGCCAGGAGTCTTTCTTGTGCTGTTTTATCTCCTTATCGCATTCTTTGGCAACCAAATGCTGACAAGCACCACCGAAGAAAAAGAAAATCGCGTTATCGAGATGATTCTCACCACCATTGAGGCTCGCACGCTCATCATTGGAAAGATCATTTCGCTTGTCATACTGGCAGTAATCCAGGCGGTCGTTATTGTCGTCCCCGCGCTCATCGGCTATTTTGGCTTCCGCGAAAAACTCTCACTCCCTTCAATCGACCTCACTGCCCTGCCAGTTGACCCAACCCGCATCTTGCTCGGAGCGCTGTTCTTCATCCTTAGCTTCTTGCTGTTTACTGGACTCCTTGTCGCCATTGGCGCCGCTGTGCCAACAGCCAAAGAAGCAGGCGGGTTCTTTGGCATTGTCATGATGCTCATCTTTGGGCCCCTCTACGCCGCTTCGTTGTTTGTATCCGCTCCTACCAGCTCGTTCGTTGTATTTCTCACACTATTTCCTTTCACCGCTCCTATTCCCCTCCTCCTCCGAAATGCTCTGGGCAATCTCCAGGGATGGGAAATTGGGCTGTCTATCGTCATTCTGAGCATCACCACCTTTATTGTAATGAGCATTGCCGTTCGTATTTTCCGCTTTGGCGCACTCGAATACAGCCGCAAACTCAGCCTCAAAGAGATTTTTGCCCGTCAATAA
- a CDS encoding SIS domain-containing protein, with amino-acid sequence MLDDVNVLKQRDAKGLLEDAAALCQQVSYQAVIEDSEHDGRHITHVVVAGIDVPALAGDLVKTMLGDQLTVPYEVVREHTLPASVSSTTLVVVCSYKNDSDQARACLEQALAHHQRPQVALIAAEKELLERAATHHVARVALSPEGRAQLNVIVIARSLLRILVQFGVVPVSTYDALERTKAFLAHESEQWSKETVIQHNYAKQLALLAVGKTLVFYAPETFGFVAHAWKNAWNKTAKNIAFWNTFPEAAYGELLGWTSHPIEKPFAIFDLRSSLESTRATRGFDATDKLLSGRRPKSTSVYLPGETLMEQVVAGYVLAQFVSIYVAILNNANPSDDTLIERYQKETQV; translated from the coding sequence ATGCTTGACGACGTAAATGTTTTGAAACAACGCGATGCGAAAGGGCTGCTTGAGGATGCGGCTGCACTGTGTCAACAGGTCTCGTACCAAGCTGTTATTGAAGATAGTGAGCACGATGGCCGACATATCACACATGTCGTGGTGGCAGGTATCGATGTACCTGCGCTGGCGGGTGATTTGGTAAAGACGATGTTGGGGGATCAGCTCACTGTTCCGTATGAGGTAGTGAGAGAGCATACGTTGCCAGCATCGGTGAGTTCAACGACGCTTGTTGTTGTTTGTAGCTATAAAAACGACAGCGACCAGGCGCGTGCGTGTTTGGAACAAGCGTTGGCGCATCATCAGCGTCCGCAAGTGGCCTTGATTGCAGCAGAAAAAGAGCTTCTAGAGAGGGCGGCGACTCACCACGTTGCGCGCGTCGCACTATCACCTGAAGGAAGGGCGCAACTGAATGTGATTGTCATCGCTCGGTCGCTCCTGCGCATCTTGGTTCAGTTTGGTGTTGTGCCCGTTAGTACCTATGATGCACTTGAGCGAACAAAAGCGTTTTTGGCGCACGAAAGTGAACAGTGGAGCAAGGAGACAGTGATTCAACATAATTACGCTAAACAACTTGCCCTACTGGCTGTCGGTAAAACACTGGTATTCTACGCTCCCGAGACGTTTGGTTTTGTGGCGCACGCCTGGAAGAATGCTTGGAACAAAACTGCCAAAAATATCGCATTTTGGAACACGTTTCCGGAAGCGGCCTATGGTGAGCTACTGGGATGGACATCTCACCCCATTGAGAAACCATTTGCCATTTTTGATCTGAGAAGTTCACTCGAGAGCACTCGGGCGACAAGAGGATTTGATGCGACCGACAAACTATTGAGCGGTCGCCGTCCCAAATCGACATCAGTCTACTTGCCAGGGGAGACACTTATGGAGCAAGTGGTGGCGGGCTATGTACTCGCTCAGTTTGTGAGCATATACGTTGCTATCCTCAACAATGCTAACCCATCGGACGATACGCTGATCGAGCGCTACCAAAAAGAGACTCAGGTTTAG